One Methanobacterium sp. genomic region harbors:
- the mer gene encoding 5,10-methylenetetrahydromethanopterin reductase → MKFGIEFVPNEPISKIVKLVKLAEDVGFEYAWITDHYNNKNVYETLALLAEGTETIKMGPGVTNPYVRSPAITASAITTLDELSNGRATLGIGPGDKATFDALGIEWTKPVSTIKSAIAMMETLMAGKKTDSGAQLGGTKAVQEKIPIYMGAQGPMMLKTAGEVSDGALINASNPKDFEAAVPLIKEGAEAAGKSISDVDVAAYTCCSIDDDAGKATGAAKIVVAFIAAGSPPPVFERHGLPADTGAKFGEFLGKGDFGGAIGAVTDDLMNAFSVCGTPDDFIPKIEALGEMGVTQYVAGSPIGPDKEKSIKLLGDVISSF, encoded by the coding sequence ATGAAATTTGGTATAGAATTTGTTCCAAATGAACCTATAAGCAAAATAGTTAAATTAGTCAAATTAGCTGAAGACGTAGGTTTTGAATACGCATGGATTACAGACCACTACAACAACAAGAACGTATACGAAACCCTGGCATTACTCGCCGAAGGAACTGAAACCATCAAAATGGGTCCTGGTGTAACCAACCCATATGTAAGAAGCCCAGCAATAACAGCTTCCGCAATTACAACTCTTGATGAACTCTCCAACGGAAGAGCAACCTTAGGTATTGGTCCTGGTGACAAAGCAACCTTCGATGCATTAGGAATTGAATGGACAAAACCAGTAAGCACAATTAAAAGTGCAATCGCCATGATGGAAACATTAATGGCTGGTAAAAAAACAGACAGCGGTGCACAATTAGGCGGTACCAAAGCTGTTCAGGAAAAAATCCCTATTTACATGGGTGCACAAGGTCCTATGATGCTTAAAACCGCTGGTGAAGTATCTGACGGTGCATTAATTAACGCATCAAACCCAAAAGACTTTGAAGCTGCAGTTCCTCTCATAAAAGAAGGAGCAGAAGCTGCTGGTAAAAGTATAAGCGACGTAGATGTAGCAGCATACACCTGTTGTTCTATTGATGACGACGCTGGTAAAGCTACAGGCGCAGCAAAAATTGTTGTTGCTTTCATTGCTGCTGGTTCACCACCACCAGTATTCGAAAGACACGGTCTACCTGCAGATACCGGTGCTAAATTCGGAGAATTCTTAGGTAAAGGAGACTTCGGTGGAGCAATTGGAGCTGTAACTGATGACTTAATGAACGCGTTCTCTGTTTGTGGAACTCCTGATGACTTCATACCAAAAATCGAAGCTCTCGGAGAAATGGGCGTAACCCAGTATGTTGCAGGTTCCCCAATTGGGCCTGACAAAGAAAAATCCATAAAATTACTTGGAGACGTAATTAGCTCATTCTAG
- the purB gene encoding adenylosuccinate lyase, with protein MAIHPIEYRYGTEEMRNVWEEENKLQKMLDVEAALAEAESEFGLVPKEASAQIREKANTKDVTLERVKEIERQTNHDIASIVKALAEACEGEAGEYVHFGATSNDIIDTSQSLLFKESIEILREKLVKVTKTLLNLAEEHKNTVCIGRTHGQHALPLTYGMKFALWADEFHRQIERMDECKNRLCVGMLTGAVGTIAALGKEGLDVHKRVSEILDLKPVLISNQIVQRDNHAEFIMDLANIASTLDKIAVEIRSLQRTEIKEVGEKFDPKKQVGSSTMPHKRNPITAERINGVSRVIRSYVTPALENNPLWHERDLTNSSCERIILPESCILTDYILNLTNKLLNNLVFYPENIERNLNCTHGLIMAERFMAELTRRGMGRQTAYALARDCSMEAYEKNTGLLDTVLTNDEIKQYLSEAEIREIMDPHTYIGSSVKIVDNVLEASKEWF; from the coding sequence ATGGCAATTCACCCTATTGAATACAGGTACGGAACAGAAGAAATGCGAAATGTCTGGGAAGAAGAAAATAAACTTCAAAAAATGCTCGATGTTGAAGCTGCTCTTGCAGAAGCAGAATCCGAATTTGGCTTAGTTCCAAAGGAAGCTTCGGCCCAGATACGAGAAAAAGCAAATACAAAAGATGTTACACTGGAAAGAGTAAAAGAGATTGAAAGACAAACCAATCACGATATTGCATCCATTGTAAAAGCTCTTGCAGAAGCATGTGAAGGAGAGGCAGGAGAATATGTTCATTTTGGAGCAACCTCCAATGATATAATCGATACATCACAGTCACTTCTTTTTAAAGAATCAATAGAAATTTTAAGGGAAAAACTGGTTAAAGTTACTAAAACCCTTCTTAATCTAGCTGAAGAACATAAAAATACTGTTTGTATTGGAAGAACCCATGGACAGCATGCGCTTCCGCTAACTTACGGTATGAAATTTGCATTATGGGCAGATGAGTTCCACAGGCAGATTGAAAGGATGGACGAATGTAAAAACCGTTTGTGCGTGGGCATGCTAACTGGTGCAGTTGGTACTATAGCAGCGCTCGGTAAAGAGGGTTTAGACGTTCACAAAAGAGTATCTGAAATCTTAGACCTTAAACCAGTTTTAATCTCAAACCAGATCGTGCAGAGGGACAACCACGCAGAATTCATTATGGACCTTGCAAATATAGCAAGTACCCTTGACAAAATTGCTGTAGAAATTAGAAGTCTTCAAAGGACTGAAATTAAGGAAGTTGGGGAAAAATTCGACCCTAAAAAACAGGTCGGCAGCAGCACAATGCCCCATAAAAGAAATCCAATTACAGCAGAAAGAATCAATGGAGTATCCCGAGTAATACGTTCTTATGTTACTCCTGCACTTGAAAACAACCCATTATGGCATGAAAGAGACCTTACAAACTCTTCCTGTGAGAGAATAATTCTTCCAGAGTCATGTATCCTTACAGATTACATACTCAATCTAACAAACAAATTACTCAACAATCTTGTCTTTTATCCAGAAAACATTGAAAGAAACCTTAACTGTACCCACGGACTGATAATGGCAGAAAGATTCATGGCAGAACTTACAAGAAGAGGAATGGGAAGGCAAACCGCCTATGCCCTGGCAAGAGACTGTTCAATGGAAGCTTACGAAAAAAATACAGGACTGCTGGATACAGTTTTAACAAATGATGAAATTAAACAGTATTTATCAGAGGCTGAAATTAGAGAAATAATGGATCCTCACACTTACATCGGATCATCTGTTAAAATAGTAGATAATGTTCTGGAAGCATCAAAAGAATGGTTCTAA
- a CDS encoding preprotein translocase subunit Sec61beta codes for MAKRDKKSLPPSGAGLVRYFEEETRGPKLTPEQVIIGSALLGVICIALRFTVPT; via the coding sequence ATGGCAAAAAGAGATAAAAAGAGCCTTCCACCAAGTGGAGCCGGCCTTGTAAGATATTTCGAAGAAGAAACAAGAGGACCAAAATTAACACCCGAACAGGTTATAATTGGAAGTGCACTACTCGGAGTAATCTGTATAGCACTACGTTTTACAGTACCAACTTAA
- a CDS encoding TetR/AcrR family transcriptional regulator, with product MSLERKEMKRKQKREEIISTAERLFFSKGYDDVSMNDIAKDVGMSKATLYLYFDNKDSLFFAVVLRGAEIMKSLIEKEIGTVEKGIDKIFAYRNAYFNFALRYPDYLHIYNYFISGRFNLTRIVDNLVMKDVIERGRKFAMFPATMASSDENERQIMEIRKDILILLINSIKTGIEDGSVDKKIQIIEMAILIKSMTESSLNMPPDLVKTLEIRGINSKKYFLDINNLLNSLFKS from the coding sequence ATGTCTTTAGAAAGAAAGGAAATGAAAAGAAAACAGAAGCGGGAAGAGATAATCAGTACTGCTGAAAGATTATTCTTTTCTAAAGGCTATGATGATGTTTCAATGAATGACATCGCTAAGGATGTTGGAATGAGTAAAGCGACCCTTTATTTGTATTTTGATAATAAAGACAGCCTTTTTTTTGCAGTTGTCCTTCGAGGCGCTGAAATTATGAAATCTCTAATAGAAAAAGAGATTGGAACTGTAGAAAAGGGTATTGATAAAATTTTTGCTTATAGAAATGCTTATTTTAATTTTGCACTAAGATATCCTGATTATCTTCATATTTACAATTATTTTATCTCTGGAAGGTTTAATTTAACTCGAATTGTAGATAATCTGGTCATGAAAGATGTAATTGAGCGTGGCAGAAAATTTGCTATGTTTCCTGCAACAATGGCTTCCTCTGATGAAAATGAGAGGCAAATCATGGAAATTCGAAAGGATATTCTTATACTTTTAATTAATTCAATTAAAACAGGTATTGAAGACGGTTCAGTTGATAAAAAGATACAGATTATAGAAATGGCGATTTTAATAAAATCAATGACTGAAAGTAGTTTGAATATGCCTCCAGATTTAGTAAAAACTCTAGAAATAAGGGGTATAAATAGTAAAAAGTATTTTTTAGACATTAATAACTTATTAAATAGTTTATTTAAATCATAA